The Gasterosteus aculeatus chromosome 17, fGasAcu3.hap1.1, whole genome shotgun sequence genome includes a window with the following:
- the LOC120834654 gene encoding guanine nucleotide-binding protein G(I)/G(S)/G(T) subunit beta-1, whose amino-acid sequence MSELDQLRQEAEQLKNQIRDARKACADATLSQITASIDPVGRIQMRTRRTLRGHLAKIYAMHWGTDSRLLVSASQDGKLIIWDSYTTNKVHAIPLRSSWVMTCAYAPSGNYVACGGLDNICSIYNLKTREGNVRVSRELAGHTGYLSCCRFVDDNQIVTSSGDTTCALWDIETGQQTTTFAGHTGDVMSLSLAPDTRLFVSGACDASAKLWDVREGMCRQTFTGHESDINAICFFPNGNAFATGSDDATCRLFDLRADQELMIYSHDNIICGITSVAFSKSGRLLLAGYDDFNCNVWDTLKADRAGVLAGHDNRVSCLGVTDDGMAVATGSWDSFLKIWN is encoded by the exons atgagTGAACTGGACCAGTTACGCCAAGAGGCAGAGCAGCTGAAAAATCAAATCCGC GATGCCAGGAAAGCATGTGCAGATGCCACACTTTCACAG ATCACAGCTAGTATTGACCCCGTTGGCCGAATCCAAATGCGTACAAGACGAACGCTTCGGGGTCATTTGGCTAAAATCTATGCCATGCATTGGGGAACAGATTCCAG GCTCTTGGTCAGCGCATCCCAAGATGGCAAACTTATTATTTGGGACAGCTATACAACAAATAAG GTTCATGCCATCCCACTTCGATCTTCCTGGGTGATGACCTGTGCATACGCACCATCAGGAAACTATGTGGCCTGTGGTGGCTTAGACAACATCTGCTCCATTTACAACCTGAAAACCCGTGAGGGAAATGTACGTGTGAGCCGCGAGCTCGCTGGACATACAG GATACCTATCCTGTTGTCGCTTTGTTGATGACAACCAGATTGTTACAAGCTCTGGAGATACCACTTG TGCACTTTGGGACATTGAGACCGGCCAGCAGACCACCACGTTTGCTGGACACACAGGTGATGTCATGAGCCTGTCATTGGCCCCTGACACCCGGTTATTCGTCTCTGGTGCTTGTGATGCCTCCGCTAAACTCTGGGATGTTCGAGAGGGCATGTGCAGACAGACGTTCACCGGCCACGAGTCCGACATCAACGCCATCTGT TTCTTCCCTAATGGCAATGCCTTCGCCACGGGCTCCGACGATGCCACCTGCAGGCTTTTTGATCTGCGTGCCGATCAGGAATTAATGATCTACTCTCATGACAATATCATCTGTGGAATCACCTCCGTTGCATTCTCAAAGAGTGGCCGTCTGCTTCTGGCGGGATACGATGACTTCAACTGTAATGTGTGGGACACACTAAAAGCCGACCGTGCTG GTGTATTGGCTGGACATGACAACCGCGTTAGCTGCCTGGGAGTTACTGATGACGGCATGGCCGTTGCAACAGGATCCTGGGACAGTTTTCTGAAGATCTGGAATTGA
- the tardbpb gene encoding TAR DNA-binding protein 43, giving the protein MAEVYIRVAEEENEEPMEIPSEDDGTVLLSTVAAQFPGACGLRFRSPVSQCMRGVRLVEGVLHAPENGWANVVYVVNYPKDNKRKMEEIDASSAVKMKRGDMKTSDLIVLGLPWKTSEQDLKDYFSTFGEVIMVQVKRDAKTGNSKGFGFVRFTEYEAQEKVVSQRHMIDGRWCDCKLPNSKQGPDEPLRSRKVFVGRCTEDMTTDDLRQFFMQYGEVTDVFIPKPFRAFAFVTFADDQVAQSLCGEDLIIKGVSVHISNAEPKHGNRQFDRTTRFGNGFGAQAFGSSRSGLGGSSSNSSLANFGSFSLNPAMMAAAQAALQSSWGMMGMLASQQQTSTSGSTSSGTSSSRDQSQSFSAGNSNYGTSSAGLGWGTGSNSATSGSGFSSGFGSSMESKSSGWGM; this is encoded by the exons ATGGCTGAAGTATATATTCGAGTGGCGGAGGAGGAAAACGAGGAGCCCATGGAGATCCCGTCCGAGGACGACGGCACTGTCCTGCTTTCCACCGTGGCCGCGCAGTTCCCCGGCGCGTGCGGCCTGCGCTTCAGGAGCCCCGTGTCTCAGTGCATGCGGGGGGTGCGTCTCGTGGAAGGAGTCCTGCACGCACCAGAAAACGGATGGGCCAATGTGGTCTACGTAGTGAACTATCCGAAAG ATAACAAAAGAAAGATGGAAGAAATTGACGCATCCTCTGCTGTGAAAATGAAGAGGGGAGACATGAAGACGTCTGATCTGATCGTACTGGGTCTTCCGTGGAAAACGAGTGAACAGGACCTTAAAGACTACTTTAGCACATTTGGAGAAGTCATCATGGTTCAG GTTAAACGAGACGCCAAAACGGGAAACTCCAAAGGATTCGGCTTTGTGAGATTCACTGAGTATGAAGCACAAGAAAAGGTGGTCTCCCAGCGGCATATGATTGACGGGAGATGGTGTGACTGCAAGCTCCCGAACTCGAAG caAGGTCCAGATGAGCCTTTGAGGAGCCGGAAAGTGTTTGTAGGCCGTTGCACAGAGGACATGACCACTGATGACCTTCGGCAGTTCTTTATGCAGTACGGGGAGGTCACAGATGTCTTCATCCCCAAGCCATTCCGTGCTTTTGCCTTTGTCACGTTTGCAGATGATCAG GTTGCACAGTCTCTTTGTGGAGAGGACCTAATAATCAAAGGTGTCAGTGTTCACATCTCAAATGCTGAGCCCAAACATGGCAATAGGCAGTTTGATCGTACAACGCGGTTTGGGAACGGGTTTGGAGCTCAAGCATTTGGTAGCAGCCGTAGTGGGTTAGGGGGGAGCAGCAGTAACAGTAGTCTGGCTAATTTTGGTTCTTTCAGCCTGAACCCCGCTATGATGGCCGCGGCTCAGGCGGCGCTGCAGAGTAGTTGGGGGATGATGGGTATGCTGGCTAGCCAGCAGCAGACGTCCACTTCCGGCAGCACCTCCAGTGGAACAAGTTCTAGTCGGGACCAGAGTCAGTCTTTCAGTGCAGGAAACAGCAACTATGGCACCAGCTCAGCCGGTCTCGGCTGGGGAACAGGGTCGAACTCTGCGACCAGCGGTAGTGGGTTCAGTTCAGGTTTTGGGTCCAGTATGGAGTCAAAGTCATCTGGGT
- the cxxc1b gene encoding CXXC-type zinc finger protein 1b isoform X2, which yields MDSELSDIDHVPGPETSSMEGENAPLYCICRKPDINCFMIGCDKCNEWFHGHCINITEKTAKAIREWYCMRCRDKNPTLEIKYRTKKNREKEAESDRGSDRQYSTPSTPDYKSERRRGSKVKRSVRMCGECEPCRRTVDCALCDFCKDMKKFGGPNKIRQKCRFRQCEVRARKMLRVKDEEMSLQERRDNRRRRYSEDYDSEADLYMQYKAAGINSSMAWNSDDDDEPPFSPVVRKKAVKVKHVKRREKKFDKKESRRHKQKQKHKDRTRYSEKGELRDNTGQRQCLGPNCVEATKPNSKYCSEDCGMKLAANRIYEILPQRIQQWQQSPCIAEEHGKKQLERIRREQQNARLRLTEMERRFHELEGIIAKAKQQAVQQDEEVNEGDSEDTDLQIFCVSCSHPINPKVALRHMERCYAKYESQTSFGSMYPTRIEGATRLFCDVYNPQSKTYCKRLQVLCPEHSRDPKIPNEEVCGCPLVKNVFELTGDYCRVSKRKCNKHYNWEKLRRAEVDLERVRVWYKLDELFEQERNVRTAMTNRAGLLALMLHQTIQHDPVTTDLRSNKER from the exons ATG GACAGTGAACTGTCTGACATTGACCACGTACCAGGGCCGGAGACCAGCAGCATGGAGGGGGAGAACGCGCCCCTGTACTGTATCTGTCGGAAACCAGACATCAACTGTTTCATGAT TGGCTGTGATAAATGTAATGAGTGGTTCCATGGCCACTGCATCAACATCACTGAAAAGACTGCAAAGGCAATCCGGGAATGGTATTGCATGAGATGCAGAG aTAAAAACCCCACActggaaataaaatatagaacAAAGAAAAACCGAGAGAAGGAAGCAGAGTCTGACAGAGGATCCGATCGACAGTATAGCACCCCGAGTACTCCTGACTATAAGAGTGAAAGGCGACGTGGGTCTAAA GTGAAGCGGTCGGTCCGAATGTGTGGGGAGTGTGAGCCCTGCAGAAGGACTGTTGACTGTGCCCTGTGTGACTTCTGCAAGGACATGAAGAAGTTTGGAGGCCCCAACAAGATCAGACAGAAGTGCAGGTTCAGGCAATGTGAGGTTCGAGCCAGG AAAATGCTGCGTGTGAAGGATGAAGAAATGTCTTTGCAAGAAAGGAGGGACAACAGACGTAGACGGTACTCTGAGGACTACGACAGTGAGGCGGATCTTTACATGCAGTACAAGGCAGCAGGGATAAACAGCAGCATG GCATGGaatagtgatgatgatgacgagcCGCCCTTCAGTCCCGTTGTGCGTAAAAAAGCTGTGAAAGTGAAGCATGttaagagaagagagaagaagtttGACAAGAAA GAGTCACGACGccacaaacaaaagcagaagcACAAAGACCGAACCAGATACAGCGAGAAGGGCGAGCTCCGGGATAACACCGGACAGCGGCAGTGTCTGGGCCCGAACTGTGTGGAGGCAACAAAACCCAACTCAAAGTATTGCTCTGAGGACTGTGGCATGAAGTTAGCGGCCAA tCGGATCTATGAGATCCTCCCTCAGCGCATCCAGCAGTGGCAGCAGAGCCCCTGCATCGCCGAGGAGCACGGTAAGAAGCAGCTGGAGCGCATCCGTCGGGAACAGCAGAACGCCCGACTCCGCCTCACAGAGATGGAGCGGCGCTTCCACGAGCTGGAAGGCATCATAGCAAAGGCCAAGCAGCAGGCGGTGCAGCAGGACGAGGAG GTGAATGAAGGTGACAGCGAGGACACGGACCTGCAGATTTTCTGTGTGTCTTGTAGTCATCCCATCAATCCAAAAGTGGCGCTGAGACATATGGAGAGATGTTACGCAAAG TATGAGAGTCAGACCTCCTTTGGTTCCATGTACCCTACGAGGATAGAAGG AGCAACCAGACTCTTCTGTGATGTTTACAATCCCCAAAGTAAAACCTATTGTAAGAGGCTTCAGGTTTTGTGTCCAGAACATTCCAGAGATCCTAAG ATTCCCAATGAGGAGGTGTGTGGATGCCCTCTGGTGAAGAATGTGTTCGAGCTGACCGGAGACTACTGCAGGGTCTCCAAAAGGAAATGCAACAAGCATTACAACTGGGAAAAGctgaggagagcagaggtggACCTGGAGCGAGTCAGGGTG TGGTACAAGTTGGACGAGCTCTTCGAACAGGAGCGTAATGTCAGGACTGCTATGACCAACAGAGCTGGTCTGCTCGCTCTGATGTTGCACCAAACTATTCAGCACGACCCTGTGACGACTGATCTCCGTAGCAACAAGGAAAGGTAG
- the cxxc1b gene encoding CXXC-type zinc finger protein 1b isoform X1 produces MDSELSDIDHVPGPETSSMEGENAPLYCICRKPDINCFMIGCDKCNEWFHGHCINITEKTAKAIREWYCMRCRDKNPTLEIKYRTKKNREKEAESDRGSDRQYSTPSTPDYKSERRRGSKVKRSVRMCGECEPCRRTVDCALCDFCKDMKKFGGPNKIRQKCRFRQCEVRARKMLRVKDEEMSLQERRDNRRRRYSEDYDSEADLYMQYKAAGINSSMAWNSDDDDEPPFSPVVRKKAVKVKHVKRREKKFDKKKESRRHKQKQKHKDRTRYSEKGELRDNTGQRQCLGPNCVEATKPNSKYCSEDCGMKLAANRIYEILPQRIQQWQQSPCIAEEHGKKQLERIRREQQNARLRLTEMERRFHELEGIIAKAKQQAVQQDEEVNEGDSEDTDLQIFCVSCSHPINPKVALRHMERCYAKYESQTSFGSMYPTRIEGATRLFCDVYNPQSKTYCKRLQVLCPEHSRDPKIPNEEVCGCPLVKNVFELTGDYCRVSKRKCNKHYNWEKLRRAEVDLERVRVWYKLDELFEQERNVRTAMTNRAGLLALMLHQTIQHDPVTTDLRSNKER; encoded by the exons ATG GACAGTGAACTGTCTGACATTGACCACGTACCAGGGCCGGAGACCAGCAGCATGGAGGGGGAGAACGCGCCCCTGTACTGTATCTGTCGGAAACCAGACATCAACTGTTTCATGAT TGGCTGTGATAAATGTAATGAGTGGTTCCATGGCCACTGCATCAACATCACTGAAAAGACTGCAAAGGCAATCCGGGAATGGTATTGCATGAGATGCAGAG aTAAAAACCCCACActggaaataaaatatagaacAAAGAAAAACCGAGAGAAGGAAGCAGAGTCTGACAGAGGATCCGATCGACAGTATAGCACCCCGAGTACTCCTGACTATAAGAGTGAAAGGCGACGTGGGTCTAAA GTGAAGCGGTCGGTCCGAATGTGTGGGGAGTGTGAGCCCTGCAGAAGGACTGTTGACTGTGCCCTGTGTGACTTCTGCAAGGACATGAAGAAGTTTGGAGGCCCCAACAAGATCAGACAGAAGTGCAGGTTCAGGCAATGTGAGGTTCGAGCCAGG AAAATGCTGCGTGTGAAGGATGAAGAAATGTCTTTGCAAGAAAGGAGGGACAACAGACGTAGACGGTACTCTGAGGACTACGACAGTGAGGCGGATCTTTACATGCAGTACAAGGCAGCAGGGATAAACAGCAGCATG GCATGGaatagtgatgatgatgacgagcCGCCCTTCAGTCCCGTTGTGCGTAAAAAAGCTGTGAAAGTGAAGCATGttaagagaagagagaagaagtttGACAAGAAA AAGGAGTCACGACGccacaaacaaaagcagaagcACAAAGACCGAACCAGATACAGCGAGAAGGGCGAGCTCCGGGATAACACCGGACAGCGGCAGTGTCTGGGCCCGAACTGTGTGGAGGCAACAAAACCCAACTCAAAGTATTGCTCTGAGGACTGTGGCATGAAGTTAGCGGCCAA tCGGATCTATGAGATCCTCCCTCAGCGCATCCAGCAGTGGCAGCAGAGCCCCTGCATCGCCGAGGAGCACGGTAAGAAGCAGCTGGAGCGCATCCGTCGGGAACAGCAGAACGCCCGACTCCGCCTCACAGAGATGGAGCGGCGCTTCCACGAGCTGGAAGGCATCATAGCAAAGGCCAAGCAGCAGGCGGTGCAGCAGGACGAGGAG GTGAATGAAGGTGACAGCGAGGACACGGACCTGCAGATTTTCTGTGTGTCTTGTAGTCATCCCATCAATCCAAAAGTGGCGCTGAGACATATGGAGAGATGTTACGCAAAG TATGAGAGTCAGACCTCCTTTGGTTCCATGTACCCTACGAGGATAGAAGG AGCAACCAGACTCTTCTGTGATGTTTACAATCCCCAAAGTAAAACCTATTGTAAGAGGCTTCAGGTTTTGTGTCCAGAACATTCCAGAGATCCTAAG ATTCCCAATGAGGAGGTGTGTGGATGCCCTCTGGTGAAGAATGTGTTCGAGCTGACCGGAGACTACTGCAGGGTCTCCAAAAGGAAATGCAACAAGCATTACAACTGGGAAAAGctgaggagagcagaggtggACCTGGAGCGAGTCAGGGTG TGGTACAAGTTGGACGAGCTCTTCGAACAGGAGCGTAATGTCAGGACTGCTATGACCAACAGAGCTGGTCTGCTCGCTCTGATGTTGCACCAAACTATTCAGCACGACCCTGTGACGACTGATCTCCGTAGCAACAAGGAAAGGTAG